tgcattgttatgtcctctctatttgtcaattgcccaactgtaatttgttcacccaacatgctatttatcttattggagagacaccactagtgaactgtggactccggtccattcttttacatttgaaatacaacctactgcaatcattgttctctgttgttctttgcaaacaaacatcattctccacaccatacgtttaatcctttgtttacagcaagccggtgagattgacaacctcattgttaagttggggcaaagtattttgattgtgttgtgcaggttccacattggcgccggaatccctggtgttgcgccgcactacactccttcaccaacaaccttcacgtggccttcatttactactggttcgataaccttggtttcttactgagggaaaaacttgctgttgtgcgcatcacaccttcctcttggggtccccaacggacgtgtgcaccaCGCGCCATGTGTTACCGATAGGGACCAGAAGGCCGCCGCCGGTGAACCCCCGGATGTGACGTTCTCGCCATCGCCGGTTTGCCCGTGGATCGCTCCACCGGAGACACGGGAGGGATTGGAGACGAGTTGGGAGCTCCCAATCCACTCGCAACAGCCATCGACAATGGCTGCGCGAGCTTGAGATCTTCGGTCGCGGCCTCGGGTTGAGAGAAGCGGTTCTCCAACTCGGGTCTCTAGCCGGCGAGATCGAAGATGATGACGATTGGTACTCGATCTAGCTCACCAGATCCTCCTGCTTCGCTTGGATGGCATCTAAGCAGTTGTCCATGGTGCTGCTAGATCCATGGTGCTGAGGAGCCGGTGGCGATCTGTTGCGTATCTGTGGGTTTCCCTGATGGTGGTGGTGTGGATTTTTGGTGGATCTAGTGGTctctgataccatatgttaaTAGACAGATGGATCTAGCCGGATTGCATCACAAGTTCAGATACAAATTGATTCTCCAGCGGAGAGAAGCTATCCTATTACATAAAGGAGAAATTGCCACTGTCCTTTCCTTCGTGATCCAGATGATGGTTTCTTTAGACGCAAGCCTCCCCACTTTTTTCTTGAAGGAGCCCCACTTATGCAAGAGGGAGTGGTGTCTTGGATGTACAGCTTTTTTTTGAGAAGAACAGCTGAAGCTTTATTGATCAGTTATAGAAAGAATTACAGGTATACCCAATCCATTAGGGGGATTGCCAAGCCACACATGTCTACCAGCATCTAAGGTAGTCGTTGATCGTGCAAGACGATGGGCTTCACCATTAGCTTCACGCCGCTCGTGGATGTAAAAGACATCCTGAAAAGAACTTCGACGAGATAAAATTTCCTTGATCACCATGCAATGAGGTCCACCACTTTGTTTACTCTGCAGTTCCTTGACAACTGACAAGCAATCTGAGGCAATCAGCAGATTACGGACATGTAGATCGGTGGCCAGAGACATTGCCTCCGCACAGGCCATAGCCTCAAGAGTAACCGGGCAAGTGATCCCATTGATCTTAACAGAAGAGCTCCCCAAGAACCTTCCCCGATCATCCCTACAAACCGCACTGCAGGCTCCACCTCCTTGAGATCTGGCCACTGCACCATCAACATTAATCTTCACAATCCCCGGCTGTGGAGGAGCCCACCTGGCCATTATCGCATGTGTACCACCCCTAGCCGGTTCTTTCTTCCCTCATGTATACTCCAACTCGTCCAAGTAGCGCCTGATAAAAGAATGGGTTGACAGCGGAGACTGGAACTCATCTTCGTGAATAAGTTTCCTCCTTGCCCACCAAATAGCCCATAATGTAACCAAAACTTCGATGAAACTCGCCTGATTCAAAATGTTGCTCAGCTGGAACAGCCATAGTTTAGGATCGGTCGTTTCGTCGTCAAAAAGAGGAAGCGTAATATCGTCCTCCTTCAGCGCCCATACCGACCTGGCCATGTTACACTCAAGCAAGGAGTGCCTCCAACTATCAACTGCCGCATTACAGATAGAACAGACTGCACTCATCGCCATGTTCCTCTTATGCCGGACCTCACCAGTGGGCAACGATGAGCGTGCTAGACGCCATGCAAACATCCTGAGTTTCGACGGAACTTTAACCTTCCACAATTTCTTCCAATTTTTCTCCTCCTGTTCCGTTCCAGAGGCCTCAGTACGACCCTCTAAAAAGGCCTCCCGCCGGTGTTTTGTAGCCATGATCATCCTATAAGCCGACCTGAACGTGAACACCCCAGATTTCTCGTAATGCCATGCCCAGAAGTCTTGTTGCCTCACATAGCTAATTGGAATTTGCCTCACCTCTTCAACGTCCATAGGTAATAAGTAGTTCTCCAGCTTTTGACTATCCCATGTCCTTGTTGCAGAACAGATTAATTCCTCCACGTGCTCAGGTCTATGTTCTTGGTCCGAAGCTATGCAACAATATGGCCGCATACACTGATCGCACGGAATCCAATTGTCATCCCAGATTTTTGTTGATGCTCCATCACCAATTCTCCTGATCAGTCCTAATTTCAGCATATCCCTCCTCTCGCATAGTGAACGCCATATCACAGAAGGTCTCGGCCCCACAGCAACCGACAAGATATCCGTGTTAGGGAAATACACCGCCTTCAAAATGCGTGCACTTAGGCTAGTAGGTTCAGTCAAAATCCTCCAGACTTGCCGCGCCAAAAGAGCAAGATTAAAAATCTCAATATCACGAAATCCAAGCCCACCCTTATATTTCGGCATTGTCATCGAATCCCATGATACccacgtgatacgtctccgacgtatcgataatttcttatgttccatgccacattattgatgatatctacatgttttatacatactttatgtcatatttatgcattttccggcactaacctattaacgagatgccgaagagccagttgctgttttctgctgtttttggtttcagaaatcctagtaaggaaatattctcggaattggacgaaatcaacgcccaggggcctattttcacacgaagcttccagaagaccgaaggagtcacgaagtggggccacgaggtggcgacacagcagggcggcgcggcctggcccttggccgcgccggcctgtcatgtggggccctcgtgtggccccctgacctatctcctccgcctacttaaagccttcattgcgaaacccccagtaccgagagccacgatacggaaaaccttccagagacaccgccaccgcaatcccatctcgggggattcaggagatcgcctccggcaccctgccggagaggggaatcatctcccggaggactcttcaccgccatggtcgcctccggagtgatgagtgagtagttcacccctggactatgggtccatagcagtagctagatggtcgtcttctcctaattgtgcttcattgtcgggtcttgtgagctgcctaacatgatcaagatcatctatctgtaatgctatatgttgtgtttgttgggatccgatggatagagaatactatgttctgttgattatcaatatattatctatgtgttgtttatgatcttgcatgctctccgttattagtaggggctctggccaagtttttgctagtaactccaagagggagtatttatgctcgatagtgggttcatgcctccattaaatggctgacaggatgtgagaaagttctaaggttgtggatgtgctgttgccactagggataaaacatcgatgctatgttcgaggatgtagttattgattacattatgcaccatacttaatgcaattgtctgttgtttgcaacttaatactggaaggggttcggatgataacctgaaggtggactttttaggcatagatgcatgctggatagcggtctatgtactttgtcgtaatgcccaattaaatctcactatactcatcatatcatgtatgtgcatgatcatgccctctttatttgtcaattgcccaactgtaatttgttcacccaacatgctatttatcttatgggagagacacttctagtgaactgtggaccccggtccattcttttaatcgaatacaatctactgcaatacttgttctactgttttctgcaaacaatcatcatccacactatacatctaatcctttgttacagcaagccggtaagattgacaacctcactgtttcgttggggcaaagtactttggttgtgttgtgtagggtccacgttggcgccggaatctctggtattgcgccgcactacatctcgcagccattgatacgtctccgacgtatcgataatttcttatgttccatgccacattattgatgatatctacatgttttatgcacactttatgtcatatttatgcattttctggaactaacctgttggggggataacccccggtatgccaaaggcatgccaaaccggatggtttgagccatcgagatactggtttaatattcttaccggaacacaaaggtaagagtttgggctaagtgaagctaagccggtatccccaaaggggtatgccggaacccggtaaagaagataccggagagaggGGCCTGTCGGCggaactgg
This region of Lolium perenne isolate Kyuss_39 chromosome 2, Kyuss_2.0, whole genome shotgun sequence genomic DNA includes:
- the LOC139835564 gene encoding uncharacterized protein, with the protein product MARWAPPQPGIVKINVDGAVARSQGGGACSAVCRDDRGRFLGSSSVKINGITCPVTLEAMACAEAMSLATDLHVRNLLIASDCLSVVKELQSKQSGGPHCMVIKEILSRRSSFQDVFYIHERREANGEAHRLARSTTTLDAGRHVWLGNPPNGLGIPVILSITDQ